In the genome of Candidatus Binataceae bacterium, one region contains:
- a CDS encoding HlyD family secretion protein, which translates to MNEFERNSEIEPVQSSHEASEGESTALEVKDALHEDIRALRLQLERLQAFRPTQHPDHEDSPEGLLSEQVDIDQPNRSALAERLRRWSTSRIILAALVAAILSVGGFQLWKYVQSYQDTDDAQVDGYLDPVSSRINGTISAVYVDNNQSVKAGQLLVQLDPRDYQVAVEQARAQLVQAQADVNSARQQYVAAIATVRQAEAQNYLAQRNAQRYTQLIKLKVVSQSEFDQYDATARAQAATVNTDEAGAASALRTIASREAQVQAAQAALDQAELNLSYTRIIAPADGVIGNRSAQLGQRIQPGQSLMALTQEQLWVTANFKETQLARMRPGQAVTIHLDALGRDFEGHIDNMPGATGSLYDLLPPENATGNYVKIVQRLPVRIAFDRGQDLTQLRPGMSVEPKVWLR; encoded by the coding sequence ATGAACGAATTTGAACGCAACAGCGAGATAGAGCCGGTCCAGAGTTCGCACGAAGCAAGTGAGGGAGAATCCACCGCTCTCGAGGTGAAAGATGCTCTCCACGAGGATATCCGAGCCCTCAGGCTCCAACTTGAGCGGCTGCAGGCATTCCGACCAACTCAGCACCCGGACCACGAGGATTCGCCCGAAGGGCTGCTGAGCGAACAGGTGGACATCGATCAGCCCAACCGTTCAGCCCTTGCTGAGCGGCTGCGCCGGTGGAGTACGTCCCGCATTATTCTCGCAGCACTTGTCGCGGCGATTCTGAGCGTCGGCGGATTTCAGCTTTGGAAGTATGTTCAGTCGTACCAAGACACCGATGATGCGCAAGTGGATGGGTACCTGGATCCCGTCAGCTCGAGGATTAACGGAACCATCAGCGCGGTCTATGTCGACAACAACCAATCCGTCAAAGCGGGACAGCTGCTAGTTCAACTGGATCCGCGTGACTACCAGGTCGCGGTTGAGCAAGCCCGCGCGCAACTCGTCCAGGCGCAAGCCGATGTTAATTCGGCTCGCCAGCAGTATGTCGCGGCTATCGCCACCGTCCGACAGGCGGAGGCGCAGAACTACCTCGCGCAACGCAACGCTCAGCGCTACACCCAGCTCATCAAGTTGAAGGTCGTTTCCCAGTCTGAGTTTGATCAGTACGATGCGACGGCCCGGGCTCAAGCCGCAACCGTGAACACGGACGAGGCTGGGGCGGCGAGCGCCCTGCGCACCATCGCTTCTCGCGAGGCACAGGTCCAGGCGGCGCAAGCCGCGCTCGATCAGGCCGAGCTCAACCTGAGTTACACGCGCATCATCGCACCGGCGGATGGAGTCATCGGCAATCGCAGTGCCCAACTCGGTCAACGTATACAGCCCGGGCAGAGCCTGATGGCGCTGACCCAGGAGCAGCTCTGGGTAACCGCGAATTTCAAGGAAACGCAACTCGCCCGGATGCGTCCAGGTCAGGCAGTCACGATTCATCTTGATGCGCTCGGACGTGACTTCGAGGGACACATCGATAACATGCCCGGCGCGACGGGGTCGCTTTACGATTTGCTTCCGCCAGAAAACGCGACCGGCAACTACGTCAAAATTGTGCAGCGTCTCCCGGTCCGGATCGCCTTTGATCGCGGACAGGATCTGACTCAGTTGCGTCCCGGCATGTCAGTGGAACCAAAGGTATGGCTGCGCTAG
- a CDS encoding MarR family transcriptional regulator, translating to MPQGSKAIDREQLVALFARIDNQASVVATRALIRSAFLFTNNPDRPYHALGMNVSEVDVLAAIARAKGMALTCSEIAEATLITKGGITGILDRLEARGLVQRVASQDDRRSVVIQLTEKGVDLSHRLFTKLAHDDEDVFAKALKPEQIKQFSKLLALLLRSLEADSTATRAGGPEPSHGHERI from the coding sequence ATGCCCCAAGGTTCTAAAGCCATCGACCGTGAACAACTGGTTGCGCTTTTTGCGCGTATCGACAATCAAGCTTCGGTGGTAGCCACGAGAGCGCTGATCCGATCGGCATTTCTCTTCACCAATAACCCTGACCGCCCTTACCATGCGCTCGGCATGAACGTCTCAGAAGTCGATGTGCTCGCCGCAATTGCACGAGCTAAAGGCATGGCCCTCACGTGCTCAGAGATTGCCGAGGCAACCCTGATCACCAAGGGCGGCATCACCGGAATTCTCGACCGTCTCGAAGCCCGGGGATTGGTGCAGCGAGTGGCCTCGCAGGACGATCGTCGCAGCGTCGTGATTCAGCTCACTGAAAAGGGCGTTGACCTGAGCCACCGGCTGTTCACCAAGCTGGCGCACGACGACGAGGATGTCTTCGCAAAAGCTCTTAAGCCCGAGCAGATCAAGCAATTCAGCAAACTGCTCGCCTTGCTGCTCCGCAGTTTGGAGGCGGATAGCACCGCGACACGAGCGGGGGGACCGGAGCCCAGCCATGGACATGAACGAATTTGA